One window of the Longimicrobiales bacterium genome contains the following:
- a CDS encoding Phenylacetic acid catabolic protein has protein sequence MSRFTEDEIKQKVRDGYILESPDEMTEGYRKSLIVQLQVQADTELMSAPAYWMAAQDAPSTNTQVSAVAIIQDELAHANIAYRILEDMGLDKEQLIYGREPHEFKHPYGFDQPLESWAELVTANGFFDRAGITLLSDVYRNTSYGPLKRALVKVDLEETFHLRHGEVWMKRLAQAGGTAKEKLQRAVDWMFPMTVEWFGLPDDMKRHSGQLEYRLKGLTNDQLRQVWMSATVPLCESLGLEVPAHWSDEEQKYVLDFPFPCEYDAEAKHWDFTSGQISWDRVFERWKQRGPMNERYVESVRRSHAPLGRMMAQAA, from the coding sequence GTGAGCCGGTTCACCGAAGACGAAATCAAGCAGAAGGTCCGCGACGGCTACATCCTCGAGTCGCCCGACGAGATGACCGAGGGGTACCGGAAGTCGCTGATCGTCCAGCTCCAGGTGCAGGCCGACACGGAGCTGATGAGCGCCCCTGCGTACTGGATGGCCGCGCAGGACGCGCCGTCGACGAACACGCAGGTAAGCGCGGTTGCCATCATCCAGGACGAGCTGGCGCACGCCAACATCGCCTACCGCATCCTCGAGGACATGGGCCTCGACAAGGAACAGCTCATCTACGGGCGTGAGCCGCACGAGTTCAAGCATCCGTACGGTTTCGACCAGCCACTCGAGAGCTGGGCGGAGCTGGTCACCGCCAACGGCTTCTTCGACCGGGCCGGGATCACGCTGCTCTCCGACGTCTACAGGAACACGAGCTATGGGCCGCTCAAGCGGGCGCTCGTGAAGGTGGACCTGGAGGAGACCTTCCACCTGCGTCACGGCGAGGTGTGGATGAAGCGGCTCGCGCAGGCGGGCGGTACGGCGAAGGAGAAGCTGCAGCGCGCGGTCGACTGGATGTTCCCGATGACGGTGGAGTGGTTCGGATTGCCCGATGACATGAAGCGACATAGCGGCCAGCTCGAGTACCGGCTCAAGGGGCTGACCAACGACCAGCTCCGCCAGGTGTGGATGAGCGCGACGGTGCCGCTGTGCGAGAGCCTCGGGCTGGAGGTACCCGCGCACTGGAGCGATGAGGAGCAGAAGTACGTCCTCGACTTTCCGTTCCCGTGCGAGTACGACGCAGAGGCCAAGCACTGGGACTTCACGAGCGGGCAGATCAGCTGGGACCGCGTGTTCGAGCGCTGGAAGCAGCGCGGCCCGATGAACGAGCGTTACGTCGAGAGTGTGCGCCGCAGCCATGCGCCGCTGGGTCGCATGATGGCGCAGGCGGCCTGA
- a CDS encoding metal-sulfur cluster assembly factor yields MTQSEAIRSVAAASRRTRHDLVALRTAEAARRAEAVSEARARAGVDEAALRRAREAWVASLPHDTAALWLALCDVSDPELPISLVDLGLIYDIRRVDTHVDVDCTFTASACPCMAFIKEDIRDRLLEEPNVSSVQVHEVWDPPWTVERMTEEGRAVLRGAGVTV; encoded by the coding sequence ATGACGCAGTCGGAAGCCATTCGTTCGGTCGCCGCGGCATCGCGACGCACCCGGCACGACCTGGTCGCGCTGCGCACCGCCGAAGCCGCGCGACGCGCAGAGGCTGTCTCGGAAGCGCGCGCCCGCGCGGGCGTGGACGAGGCCGCACTGCGACGCGCGCGCGAGGCGTGGGTCGCTTCACTCCCGCACGACACGGCCGCGCTCTGGCTGGCGCTCTGCGATGTCAGCGATCCGGAGCTGCCGATCTCGCTCGTCGACCTGGGACTGATCTACGACATTCGTCGTGTCGACACGCACGTCGACGTGGACTGCACGTTCACGGCGTCGGCCTGCCCCTGCATGGCGTTCATCAAGGAGGATATCCGTGACCGCCTGCTGGAGGAGCCGAACGTCTCGAGTGTTCAGGTGCACGAGGTGTGGGATCCGCCCTGGACCGTGGAGCGGATGACCGAGGAGGGACGCGCGGTTCTGCGCGGTGCGGGGGTGACGGTATGA